A genome region from Bufo gargarizans isolate SCDJY-AF-19 chromosome 2, ASM1485885v1, whole genome shotgun sequence includes the following:
- the LOC122929645 gene encoding unconventional myosin-Vc-like — MALAELYTQYNRVWIPDTDEVWKSAEITKDLKIGDNVLHLRLEDGSNLKYLIEKGLPPLRNPDILVGENDLTALSYLHEPAVLHNLKVRFMESKLIYTYSGIILVAINPYKELPIYGDAIIHAYSGQNMGDMDPHIFAVAEEAYKQMARNNRNQSIIVSGESGAGKTVSARYAMRYFATVSKSSSKANMEDRVLASNPITEAIGNAKTTRNDNSSRFGKYTEISFDRRYQIIGANLRTYLLEKSRVVFQSENERNYHIFYQLCASASQPEFKNFYLMSAENFNYTNMGSCTVIEGVDDRRDMIDTQKTFKLLDGYLQSSGGNPAFGKCRDQAC; from the exons TATAACCGGGTGTGGATCCCTGATACAGATGAAGTCTGGAAATCTGCTGAGATCACAAAGGACTTGAAGATAGGGGACAATGTGCTTCATTTGCGCTTGGAAGATGGATCT AACTTGAAATATTTGATAGAGAAAGGTCTACCTCCTCTTAGAAATCCAGACATTCTTGTAGGAGAAAATGACCTCACCGCTCTCAGTTATTTGCACGAGCCTGCTGTCCTGCACAACCTTAAAGTGCGATTTATGGAGTCTAAACTTATCTACACATACAGTG GTATTATTCTAGTTGCAATAAATCCATATAAAGAACTACCCATTTATGGAGATGCAATCATCCATGCATACAGTGGGCAGAATATGGGTGACATGGATCCCCATATATTTGCTGTGGCAGAAGAAGCATACAAACAAATGGCCAG GAACAATAGGAACCAGTCCATCATTGTGAGCGGAGAGTCTGGAGCTGGGAAGACAGTGTCTGCGAGGTATGCCATGCGTTACTTTGCCACCGTCAGTAAATCAAGCAGCAAAGCCAATATGGAAGATAGGGTGCTGGCGTCCAATCCAATAACTGAG GCAATAGGAAATGCAAAAACCACCAGAAATGATAACAGCAGTCGCTTTGGAAAATATACAGAAATCAGTTTTGACAGAAGGTACCAGATAATTGGTGCAAACCTGAGAACTTACCTCCTTGAAAAATCTAGGGTTGTATTTCAG TCTGAAAATGAGAGAAATTATCACATATTTTATCAACTCTGTGCATCTGCTTCCCAGCCTGAGTTCAAGAACTTTTACCTAA tGAGTGCAGAGAATTTCAACTACACAAATATGGGCAGTTGCACAGTGATTGAAGGAGTTGATGACAGAAGAGATATGATAGACACTCAAAAAACATTTAAACTtctag ATGGATATCTTCAAAGTTCTGGCGGCAATCCTGCATTTGGGAAATGTAGAGATCAAGCGTGTTAG